In the genome of Gordonia rubripertincta, one region contains:
- a CDS encoding acyl-CoA dehydrogenase family protein, producing MAPTSATDTPPISAARSAPVLSDRASALAAADSVAAAIGANSLQRELDGVPPAEELQIVARSGLLGILVPAEHGGPDLPQSVAVEVIRRLAQADSAVGQLLLSHFVLSAGIRGLGRTEPAPTIFGDILAGAQLGNASAERGTRTAAERKTTVRRLDDGTWQLDGKKYYATGSLGATWIGVGARVEGTDHGATVFVRATDPGVRLNLEAWSSFGQRGTASGEVVLDQVSVPDHLILDEGPDPDPVTADPSVLGAFDQALHTAIDVGIARAALADGAEFVRTRSRPWFEAQVEHAADEPHVVRRFGELTARLYALEALLEKGSSLIDAARAEVELTRDSAAAASLTVAAAKALAHEFAVEIASGVIELAGASATDRKYGLDRHWRNVRVHSLHDPARWKYVHLGNNTLHGTRPPRLGVLL from the coding sequence GCCCCGGTGCTGTCCGACCGCGCGTCCGCGCTCGCGGCCGCCGATTCCGTCGCCGCCGCGATCGGTGCGAATTCGCTGCAGCGGGAGCTGGACGGGGTGCCGCCGGCCGAGGAACTGCAGATCGTCGCCCGATCCGGCCTGTTGGGCATCCTCGTACCCGCCGAACACGGCGGCCCCGACCTCCCGCAGTCCGTCGCGGTCGAGGTCATCCGGCGCCTGGCGCAGGCGGATTCGGCCGTCGGTCAGCTCCTGCTCTCCCATTTCGTGCTCAGCGCAGGTATCCGCGGGCTCGGTCGTACCGAACCGGCGCCGACGATCTTCGGCGACATCCTGGCCGGCGCGCAGCTCGGCAACGCGTCGGCCGAACGCGGCACCCGGACCGCCGCGGAACGCAAGACCACCGTCCGCAGGCTCGACGACGGCACCTGGCAGCTCGACGGCAAGAAGTACTACGCCACCGGTTCACTGGGCGCGACCTGGATCGGCGTCGGCGCCCGCGTCGAGGGCACCGATCACGGCGCCACGGTGTTCGTCCGGGCCACCGATCCGGGTGTGCGCCTGAACCTCGAGGCCTGGTCGTCCTTCGGACAGCGCGGAACCGCCAGCGGTGAGGTGGTTCTCGATCAGGTGTCGGTCCCGGATCACCTCATCCTCGACGAGGGGCCCGACCCGGACCCGGTCACCGCGGACCCGTCGGTCCTGGGCGCCTTCGACCAGGCCCTGCACACCGCCATCGACGTCGGCATCGCGCGCGCCGCTCTGGCCGATGGCGCGGAGTTCGTCCGGACCCGGTCCCGGCCCTGGTTCGAGGCGCAGGTCGAGCATGCCGCCGACGAACCTCATGTCGTCCGCCGGTTCGGCGAGCTGACCGCCCGTCTGTACGCATTGGAGGCGTTGCTGGAGAAGGGTTCCTCCCTGATCGACGCAGCCCGCGCGGAGGTCGAGTTGACGCGCGACTCGGCCGCGGCGGCGTCGTTGACGGTGGCTGCGGCCAAGGCTCTCGCCCACGAGTTCGCGGTCGAGATCGCCTCGGGCGTAATCGAACTCGCCGGCGCATCGGCAACCGATCGCAAGTACGGACTGGACCGGCACTGGCGCAACGTCCGCGTCCACTCCCTGCACGACCCGGCCCGGTGGAAGTACGTCCACCTGGGCAACAACACCCTGCACGGCACGCGGCCACCGCGTCTCGGCGTCCTCCTCTGA
- a CDS encoding acyl-CoA dehydrogenase family protein: protein MSRPSTLAQLFALDSLLDADEIAIRDTVRDFADARLRPHIGDWFEDAKLPAREIAKELGQIGALGMHLEGYGCPGTSATAYGLACLELEAVDSGIRSLVSVQGSLAMFSIHHWGSEEQKNEWLPRMAAGDAIGCFGLTEPDFGSNPSGMRTNAKRDGNDWLLNGTKMWITNGSIADVAVVWAQTDLADSPAGIRGFVVPTDTPGFSAPEIHKKMSLRASVTSELVLDNVRLPASAMLPKAEGLRGPLTSLSEARFGIIFGAIGAARDCLETAIDYSQSREVFEKPLAGYQITQTKIADMALEVGKGHLLAYHLGRLKDRGEIRPEQISTGKLNNTREAIKIARECRTILGANGITLEYPVIRHANNLESVLTYEGTSEVHQLTIGRALTGQSAFR, encoded by the coding sequence ATGTCCCGACCCAGCACCTTGGCGCAGCTCTTCGCCCTGGACTCGTTGCTCGATGCGGACGAGATCGCGATCCGCGACACCGTCCGCGACTTCGCCGACGCACGTCTGCGTCCCCACATCGGCGACTGGTTCGAGGACGCCAAGCTGCCGGCCCGCGAAATCGCCAAGGAGCTCGGCCAGATCGGCGCCCTCGGCATGCACCTCGAGGGCTACGGTTGCCCGGGCACGAGCGCCACCGCCTACGGTCTCGCCTGCCTGGAACTCGAGGCCGTCGACTCCGGCATCCGCAGCCTCGTGTCGGTTCAGGGTTCGCTCGCGATGTTCTCCATCCACCACTGGGGTTCGGAGGAGCAGAAGAACGAGTGGCTGCCGCGGATGGCCGCCGGCGACGCGATCGGCTGCTTCGGCCTGACCGAACCCGACTTCGGCTCCAACCCGTCGGGCATGCGCACCAACGCCAAGCGTGACGGCAACGACTGGCTGCTCAACGGCACCAAGATGTGGATCACCAACGGGTCGATCGCCGACGTCGCGGTCGTCTGGGCGCAGACCGACCTCGCCGACAGTCCGGCGGGCATCCGCGGCTTCGTGGTCCCCACCGACACCCCCGGGTTCTCCGCTCCGGAGATCCACAAGAAGATGTCGCTGCGCGCCTCGGTCACCTCCGAGCTCGTCCTCGACAACGTCCGCCTTCCCGCTTCGGCGATGCTGCCCAAGGCGGAAGGTCTGCGCGGCCCACTGACCAGCCTGAGCGAGGCCCGCTTCGGCATCATCTTCGGCGCGATCGGCGCGGCACGTGACTGCCTCGAGACCGCCATCGACTACTCGCAGTCGCGCGAGGTGTTCGAGAAGCCGCTCGCCGGCTACCAGATCACCCAGACCAAGATCGCCGACATGGCGCTCGAGGTCGGCAAGGGCCACCTGCTCGCCTACCACCTGGGTCGTCTGAAGGATCGTGGTGAGATCCGCCCCGAGCAGATCAGCACCGGCAAACTCAACAACACCCGCGAGGCCATCAAGATCGCCCGCGAGTGCCGAACGATCCTGGGCGCCAACGGCATCACCCTCGAGTACCCGGTCATCCGCCACGCGAACAACCTAGAGTCCGTCCTCACCTACGAGGGCACCTCCGAGGTCCACCAGCTCACCATCGGTCGCGCCCTCACGGGCCAGTCCGCGTTCCGGTGA
- a CDS encoding LacI family DNA-binding transcriptional regulator codes for MAGGQRTPTLKEIAKAAGVHVSTASRVLRQSEPADGWSESALRVREVADQLGYQRNLWAASLRTRKTTTLGVVMTRLTDGVVATTYQGIEQEATRAGYSVLLSSPPDDPEAQRAAIELLVGRQVDGLLLSGLHRPGKEFIASLRVGDVPMMTLTRHADAGLPFVGGDDVRGGALAARHLIDRGYTDLAVIAGPAHATTATDRLEGFRTEAAAAGIALPESHIVPSNFEVRGGTEAGRILLDAPNRPRAIFAVSDTIAVGVLGVARDLGLRIPEDLALVGYNDIPIAAQLPVPLTTIHSPALEIGQTAVRGLLDLTAGREVQSRRLPVELMARGTT; via the coding sequence GTGGCCGGTGGTCAGCGAACGCCGACCCTCAAGGAGATCGCGAAAGCCGCGGGTGTCCACGTGTCGACGGCTTCTCGGGTTCTGAGGCAATCCGAACCCGCGGACGGGTGGTCGGAGTCGGCGCTGCGGGTCCGCGAGGTCGCCGATCAGCTCGGTTACCAGCGCAATCTCTGGGCGGCGAGTCTCCGTACCCGCAAGACCACGACCCTCGGCGTCGTGATGACCCGACTCACCGACGGCGTGGTCGCCACGACCTACCAGGGCATCGAGCAGGAAGCGACGCGGGCCGGCTACTCGGTGCTGTTGTCGAGCCCGCCCGACGACCCGGAAGCCCAGCGCGCGGCCATCGAACTGCTCGTCGGGCGCCAGGTCGACGGCCTACTGCTCAGCGGTCTGCACCGACCGGGCAAGGAGTTCATCGCCTCGCTGCGGGTCGGCGATGTGCCGATGATGACCCTGACCCGGCATGCCGACGCCGGGCTCCCGTTCGTCGGCGGCGACGACGTGCGCGGTGGTGCGCTCGCCGCACGCCACCTGATCGATCGCGGATACACCGACCTCGCGGTCATCGCCGGTCCCGCCCATGCCACGACGGCGACGGACCGGCTCGAGGGTTTCCGCACCGAGGCAGCCGCGGCGGGCATCGCGCTGCCCGAGAGCCACATCGTCCCTTCGAATTTCGAGGTGCGCGGAGGCACCGAAGCCGGGCGGATCCTGCTCGACGCACCGAACCGGCCGCGGGCGATCTTCGCGGTGTCCGACACCATCGCCGTCGGCGTCCTCGGCGTCGCCCGCGACCTCGGACTCCGCATCCCCGAGGACCTGGCCCTGGTGGGCTACAACGACATCCCGATCGCCGCGCAGCTTCCCGTACCGCTCACGACGATCCACTCCCCCGCCCTGGAGATCGGCCAGACCGCGGTGCGCGGGCTGCTGGATCTGACGGCAGGTCGCGAGGTGCAGTCCCGGCGCCTGCCGGTCGAGCTCATGGCCCGCGGCACCACCTAG
- a CDS encoding solute symporter family protein encodes MSNDTDFLAIAICVAVISLTLWITFAVARRSRSADGFFAAGRSIKSWQNGFAISGEFISAGSFLGTTGLIFYKGVDGTIILFTSVISFIPVLLLLAEKMRNIGKYTIGDVLVFRTESRGVRVAVALSTVATGTFVLLAQLVAAGTLLEAISGVPFWVSVLVAGTLMAVYVFVGGMVATTWVQVIKSSILAILAAVIAVGVLAKFGFSLPLLFSSATEHAVEGDAIFTPGIIFGDGGTINLLSYALTFALGTAGMAHILIRFFTVPEAESARRSLGWTVALCSMFYLIVVLMGFGAAAVLGGDGSEKVGPGGNLAAPVLVTELGGGEGTLGGSLALALVSAVAFASIVAVVAGVVISAAGTFARDVWPSLVRANGGAGDPAVEVDEEQQARVARYGAVVFSVFAIGITLTIGDDTNITYFMGMAFMVAGSAHLPALVLSLSWRRFTAVGARWGILTGLISTILTLMLTDALWMGSGDAPLGIQLPVIITMPLGLIACVLGSLLSGRRTDLAVHDDEKFAEMIVRAETGIGAEVATSH; translated from the coding sequence ATGAGCAACGACACCGACTTCTTGGCCATCGCCATCTGCGTGGCGGTCATCTCGCTGACCCTGTGGATCACCTTCGCGGTGGCGCGACGGTCGCGCAGTGCAGACGGGTTCTTCGCCGCGGGCCGGTCGATCAAGAGCTGGCAGAACGGCTTTGCCATCTCCGGCGAGTTCATCTCGGCGGGCAGCTTCCTGGGTACCACCGGATTGATCTTCTACAAGGGTGTCGACGGAACGATCATCCTGTTCACCTCGGTCATCTCGTTCATCCCGGTCCTGTTGCTCCTCGCGGAGAAGATGCGCAACATCGGCAAGTACACGATCGGCGACGTTCTGGTCTTCCGGACCGAGTCCCGTGGTGTGCGGGTGGCCGTCGCCCTCAGCACCGTCGCGACCGGAACATTCGTCCTGCTCGCCCAGTTGGTCGCCGCGGGCACACTTCTCGAGGCGATCTCGGGAGTTCCGTTCTGGGTCTCGGTGCTCGTAGCGGGAACCCTCATGGCGGTGTATGTCTTCGTCGGCGGGATGGTCGCCACCACCTGGGTTCAGGTGATCAAGTCCTCCATCCTGGCCATCCTCGCGGCGGTGATCGCGGTGGGCGTGCTGGCGAAGTTCGGTTTCAGCCTCCCCTTGCTGTTCTCGTCGGCCACCGAGCACGCCGTGGAGGGCGACGCGATCTTCACCCCGGGCATCATCTTCGGCGACGGTGGAACGATCAATCTGCTCTCCTACGCACTGACTTTCGCGCTCGGCACGGCCGGCATGGCGCACATCCTGATCCGGTTCTTCACAGTGCCGGAGGCGGAAAGCGCGCGTCGCTCGCTCGGATGGACCGTGGCGCTGTGCAGCATGTTCTACCTGATCGTCGTCCTCATGGGCTTCGGCGCGGCTGCTGTTCTCGGTGGCGACGGTTCCGAGAAGGTCGGTCCCGGAGGCAACCTCGCGGCACCGGTGCTGGTCACGGAGCTGGGCGGCGGGGAGGGAACCCTTGGCGGGTCGCTCGCGCTCGCGCTCGTCTCGGCAGTGGCCTTCGCCTCGATCGTCGCGGTGGTCGCCGGCGTGGTGATCTCCGCTGCCGGCACTTTCGCGAGAGATGTGTGGCCGTCGCTGGTCCGGGCGAACGGTGGCGCCGGTGACCCGGCGGTCGAGGTCGACGAGGAGCAGCAGGCTCGGGTGGCCCGGTACGGCGCAGTGGTGTTCAGTGTTTTCGCCATCGGGATCACCCTCACGATCGGCGACGACACCAACATCACCTACTTCATGGGGATGGCGTTCATGGTGGCCGGCAGTGCTCATCTCCCGGCGCTGGTACTGAGTCTGAGCTGGCGGCGCTTCACCGCAGTCGGGGCCAGATGGGGAATCCTCACCGGATTGATCTCGACGATCCTCACCCTCATGCTGACCGACGCCCTCTGGATGGGCAGCGGCGACGCTCCCCTCGGCATACAGCTGCCGGTGATCATCACCATGCCCCTCGGTCTCATCGCCTGCGTGCTCGGGTCGCTGCTCTCCGGGCGGAGAACCGACCTGGCCGTTCACGACGACGAGAAGTTCGCCGAGATGATCGTGCGTGCCGAGACGGGTATCGGCGCGGAAGTTGCCACATCGCACTGA
- a CDS encoding DUF485 domain-containing protein encodes MTPAAGVRWTDVLSLPEIVELRRRRRTVTIGLGIATIALFAAFIVGFAYFPETLGSTMIVGIPLSLWVVLAEFVGTWVLVFSYFKLSATYLQPAADSAAAAVMSAIRDADATGISTREYSA; translated from the coding sequence ATGACGCCGGCGGCCGGGGTGCGCTGGACCGACGTGCTGTCCCTGCCCGAGATCGTCGAACTGCGTCGGCGGCGCCGAACCGTCACCATCGGTCTGGGTATTGCGACGATCGCGCTGTTCGCGGCGTTCATCGTCGGCTTCGCCTACTTCCCCGAAACCCTGGGTAGCACGATGATTGTCGGAATTCCGTTGTCGCTGTGGGTGGTTCTCGCGGAGTTCGTCGGCACCTGGGTGCTGGTGTTCTCCTACTTCAAGCTGTCGGCGACCTATCTGCAACCGGCCGCGGACTCTGCGGCCGCCGCGGTGATGTCGGCCATCAGGGACGCCGACGCGACGGGCATCTCGACGAGGGAGTACTCGGCATGA
- a CDS encoding nuclear transport factor 2 family protein, with product MTTSTEPDLAARVTRLEDLEAIRALDARYCRHLDDGNWDDLMSLFTDDGEFDGLSNPRGKTEMRAFFAGLADGGLTSFWHFITNLEIEIDGDRAVAKSFLWQPCVLDGVASIAAGRYTDELVKQDGQWLYRVKKVRFHFFGPLTDGWDENQFALDSARAAAVNR from the coding sequence ATGACCACGAGCACCGAACCCGATCTGGCCGCGCGGGTGACGCGCCTCGAAGATCTCGAGGCGATCCGCGCCCTGGACGCGCGGTATTGCCGCCACCTCGACGACGGGAACTGGGATGACCTGATGTCGCTGTTCACCGACGACGGCGAATTCGACGGCCTGTCGAACCCGCGTGGCAAGACCGAGATGCGGGCCTTCTTCGCAGGCCTCGCCGATGGTGGCCTCACATCGTTCTGGCATTTCATCACCAACCTCGAGATCGAGATCGACGGTGACAGAGCCGTTGCCAAGTCCTTCCTGTGGCAGCCGTGCGTACTCGACGGTGTCGCGTCGATCGCAGCCGGTCGTTACACCGACGAGTTGGTCAAGCAGGACGGGCAGTGGTTGTACCGGGTGAAGAAGGTGCGCTTCCATTTTTTCGGCCCACTCACCGACGGGTGGGACGAGAATCAGTTCGCGCTGGACTCGGCGCGCGCTGCGGCGGTGAACCGATGA
- a CDS encoding TetR/AcrR family transcriptional regulator encodes MNTRSPSATAASRDRILDAALDEFFTAGFHGATMRTIGNRAGCSAANVYNHFENKSDLLVEILRTASDEQFTATRNAIRRAGKDPVEQWRAAVVAHALYTAQRPRECLVANTELRYLGEIDRKRVVGSRDAQEQQFIDIAETAVDQGLFHVERVHQAVTAVLLMCAGIPVWFRPDGPRTASQVAEDYGQYALNLVGFRPNADEALTAG; translated from the coding sequence ATGAACACCCGATCGCCGTCGGCGACCGCAGCGTCCCGCGACCGAATTCTCGACGCCGCGCTCGACGAGTTCTTCACCGCCGGATTTCACGGTGCGACGATGCGAACCATCGGCAACCGCGCAGGTTGCAGCGCCGCGAACGTGTACAACCACTTCGAGAACAAATCGGATCTGCTGGTCGAGATCCTCCGCACCGCGAGCGACGAACAGTTCACCGCAACCCGCAACGCGATCCGCCGGGCCGGAAAAGATCCCGTCGAGCAGTGGCGCGCAGCCGTCGTCGCGCACGCCCTTTACACCGCACAGAGACCACGTGAATGCCTGGTCGCCAACACCGAACTGCGCTACCTGGGCGAGATCGACCGCAAGCGCGTGGTCGGCTCGCGCGACGCGCAGGAGCAACAGTTCATCGACATCGCCGAAACCGCGGTCGACCAGGGACTCTTCCATGTGGAACGTGTACACCAGGCGGTCACCGCGGTTCTTCTGATGTGCGCCGGCATCCCGGTGTGGTTCCGTCCCGACGGCCCTCGGACCGCGAGCCAGGTCGCCGAGGACTACGGACAGTACGCACTCAACCTCGTCGGATTCCGCCCGAACGCCGATGAGGCATTGACCGCGGGCTAA